The Octopus sinensis linkage group LG9, ASM634580v1, whole genome shotgun sequence genomic sequence ACAATCATGCCTCTGGGACCGTTAACCTGAGATAACCTCAGCCCCATCGAGCAAgagtatgagtgagtgagtgagatcatcattatcattctcattatATCTTTGCTGTATTGCTTTCAGTGACATCCCAAAGCAATTGTTTTCGCGACCACAGACGACATATAGACCAAGAAAGTTTAGGTGAGAAAGCATTcacctttttgttaccatttttctgtGGAAATTggctgcctttgtttcagttaactttaaaaataaagaatttagtaaaattcaaTAAAAGCATTTATTAAGCTGGTCTTTGGAACATAACAGAAAATTTTGATGGGGGGCTTTAATCCAACCCCTTTGATGCCATATTTCGGTTGGAATACGTTGCGTTccattaattaattttgaaaatagtgaatTTAGTAAAGCAACTTTGTCACCATATCTGTGCCTGTataattaagaaacaaaaaaaacatcactGTATCTTTTcagttaatattgatttcctgtTTGTGTTTCAGCAGCAAGCTACAAATTTGATGACAGTGACGAAGAAATTGAAAGTGCCTCACAAGTGTCTGTTCCCATCAATGTTAGTCTGAATTTCATTCCCAGTTACTTCCCTTGTTACCCTCTCCATTGCATTTATGTCTAATGTTGATGCTTAGTCAATTGTTTTTGCTCTCTTGTATATCTTTGAACAGTTATTTCTAATTTCAtcactaccatcgtcatcatcatcatgatcaccaccaccaccaccatcatcataaaaaATATAGCTTAAATACTATGTGGTGTATGCGAGAGATTCGAAATAAGGACACCTATCTTCTCTTTGCTTGACGGAGACTTCTCAGTGGTAATGGACCTTTCAACGCAACCCGACCCaaacactagaaatagcagctgcttctccCCTACCTTCTGACTCCTTCGGCTACCTCGATCGAAAAGGCGTCACTCCTATCCCTTCCTCTTATGGTCAGCCCCAAGTTCCcctcagctccccagctgctgacgtcatcccacatactaaataaaataagacaagaaGAATATAGGACAGAACTCCTGAAAGTTTGGTTGAAATGCTTAAAGAGCTGAAGAACTGGCACCACCAGAATGGATTGCAAGTTTTGAGAAGATCCAAGTGTTAGGATGACTGTGTCTTGCTCCAGTGTCACATTTATGTTATGAttcttatggctggatgctcttcctaatgccaccctctttacagagtgtaccagggGCTTTTTTTACATGATACTGGCACGAATTTGGTTGCCATGTAACTCACAAGGCTAAAGTAGGATAGGAGAGATGGGGATCACTTTAAGCAAAGTGTAGAGAGCTTGATGTATGAtaggggatcatcatcatcaccattttaacatcTGTATCTATGCAGACGAGGTaagaaaagtgagaaaatatatgtttattccatttgttgacagctgtttcataatctcTATTAGTTACATAATATATCATCTGCCTTatacacacccataaatataatTGTGCTGTAACATAATGAAAAGACTACATGTCAGAACATTTCATGGCAAGTGAAACATGAGACACTGCTATAAATTAACAAGTTGTTTCATTATGTAGTAATAGAAAATAGATGTGTTTGGCTAGACTTACCCTTTACAAATGACCATATATGAAGTGAGTTAAGAAATGTGGGAATAAGTCGATAAATATAAATTCAAGAAAATATGCAGTAAAATCAAAagctgaaagaataaaataaagtcaATGACACAAGATGATCATAAAGATTTACCAAAAATTAGGCtgatgtatgaatatgtaaatcAGCAGAATCACATATACTGTTTttagatgtatataaatgattTATTGAAATCTGTTCACTTTTTCAGAGAAGATATCACTGGAACTCTCCTGATTCTGAAGGTAGGTTTTTGCAGTGCAGAAAATTctgtttctcattattttctatatattgaaaTTGATGgagcattagaaaaaaaaaaaaagactttgcaatatttattctgGCTTATTAGGTTGTAAGTTCAAACCCCACTGAGGTTAACTATGCCTCTCATTCTTCTGGgactgataaaatataatatttgtcaAGACAAGAAggcacaaatgtacatatatatatatatatatatatatatggaatcgaaattgaaccaatcctatgactggcacccggcagttgccaggaccaCTGGACTgacccctgtgcaggtggcaagtgaagaaacagcattttgaccctgtgcttgaggagatccattgagtcaagtacaccaacatcaaaattaatggaaactgcagtcgtgatccctgtgccggtggcacgtaaaaagcaccatctgaacgtggccgatgccagcatcgccttgactggcttccgtgctggtggcacgtaaaatgcaccaatccgatcatggccgttgccagcctcgcctggcacctgtgccagtgacacataaaaagcacccactacactcacggagtggttggcattaggaagggcatcaagctgtagaaacactgccagatcagactggagcctggtgcagcgttctgtcttcccagatccccagtcgaactgtccaacccatgctagcatggagaacggacgttaaacgatgatgatgatatatgcatacatacattcatatatgtacaatgaGGCTTTGTGTTTTCATCCAGAATGGAGACAAACACCATTCTTCTATGTGATTGACTTGAAAAATCATTAAGATATTAAGGTATTTttattaacatgaaaccaatggtagccttaatacacaaataaagaaattctatccaccagtgagcactcattctcgtcattcaacatttacatatgtatgtatacatatatatatatatataaaggataggcttctttcaatttctgtcgtctaccaaatgcactcacaaagctttggtcagcccaggttgATAGAAACTATTTGTCCAAAGTGTCAtgcgatgggactgaacccaagaccatatggctaggaagaaagcttcttaacaacacagccacgcttgcactTAAATTTGGCATTCTTCAGCCAGGAATCAAACCTGGCCACCTGAGTGAATGCCTGAAATCTTAATCACTTTATCAAATTTGTATATTAATTACCCAAACAATAATGGATACTGATATGTTTATTTATCCTTTCAGAAGACTATATCCACAGCCCCAGCTCAAAACCTTATGTGGATAACCAATTCATGAGTAAATCTCTCAATGGGTGAGTAAGGGAATCAGTGTATGTTTATTGTTAAAAGGGAATAGTGAAGAGGGCCCAATATGATAAACATCCTTTCATAGTTACAAGGACAAACTGCACTATACTAGCCTGGAATTGATGTGCTTGACTAAagccagtatggccacaatccaataacTGGCAAAGGATTAAATGAAGAATACTTATATCATAATTCATTTTAAGTAATATTTCTCAATCTTACAAATAATGAGATCTTGTAGTTTAAGTAGATTATGTCTGATTTCATTTCTTAATCTATCAGTCAATTGTTTTATGATTAACTCCTTTGTTAACATATTTCATGGTGAAATATACAGCTTTTTTCAATTAATGTTGaaactaatgaagaatttagtaaaataactgctgTTTGGAACATATATTAACGTGAAATTTTGATCCAGAGGTAATGTGAAGTGGGTTGCTATTGGAAGGgttaatgtaaattttatatcTTTGATTTCATTCCATAGTTTGTAGTGTGACACAAAAGATAGGTAGAATCTGTTGCATCAATATATAGatgttaagaaaaatagaaatgtgaataatgtaaatttatttttgatatattagccttcaaatttctcaaaattacATGGCTGATAACTCATCATACCCGAAACCAAACTCTAGCGTCCCTTTACCAGCAACAAGCCCCTTGACTTTATTCTCCAAGAAATCAAAGAAGCATGAGGTAAGTCCTTGTCATTTATGATGTCTGCTGTTGATTTATACAACTGCACTTAATAATACAATACCCGATACCTACAACAGGGCTTCTCAAAGTTTTAGAACTATCACTGCTTTCCTTTTACAAAATTCCCTTTGCTGTGATTCAATGGTCCCCATCTACTATTTTTACAAATATGAGGCCAGAGTAATTCAAGTAAGTAGGAGTCTGACACGAGTGTCTACTTATCACAACACTACCCTACTATAAGTAAATACTATAGGTATAAAAATGTTATCATCATAAAGTTCGCTTTTCCATGCATGTGCCAGGTTGGAGAGAccttctacagctgggtgctcttcccGTTTGCCAACTCTCCCCTATTTCTACGTCACATAATTCCCCATGGCCTGACAGGTTTTCAAGGAAGATGGGAAACACCACTTATATGAGGCTTGTCTTACAACTCGTATGCCATgtcacagaaacagacacacacaaattctttttcttgtttcagtcatttgactgtggtcatgttgcaacaccgcctttagtcaagcaaatcgaccccaggacttattctttgtaagcctagtatttattctatcggtctcttttgccaaaccgctaagttacggggacgtaaacacaccaacatcggttgtcaagcgatggtgggggaacaaacacagatacacatataaatatatatataagacaggcttctttcagtttccgtctaccaaatccactcacaaggctttggttggcctgaggctacagtagaagacacttggcaaagttgaacctggaaccatgtggttgggaagtgagcttcttaccacacagccactcctgcacctctgaTAGGCATTTTTcttcacttgcaaggctttggttaatcTGGAGTTTGGGTTTTATACATTTACTTATTCACATGTCAAAGTAGCttatattaagttttttttttaaagttcttgtacaagacaaacattaaaaaaacaaaaaaactgtgcAAATACATCCATCACCCTCTTTGCTCCCTGTATCCATATCCTTGCTACTAATATAGAGAGGATGGTTTTTGTTGCGAATTGAAATACTGTTTGTTTTTAACTAAGCACTGAACTATGATATAAGAATGGAACATATTGCCTTTCAGGTTGTTTGAGCCatgcaaatattgggttgtccggaaagttcgtgccgatttttaaagaaagaaaaaggtcaataaatacttgccattacatttttaatcaatcaaatatgaaccattttgttgcacaatgcgtctccatctttcctttaacttgaaaataccctcttcccagaattgaggtggtttcatggcaaagaattcatcaaagtatctttttacgtcatccaaggaattgaaatttttaccattaagactattctgcagagacctgaataagtggaaatccgaaggagcaatatctggtgaatatggagggtagggtaacacattCCAGCCAAACTGCAGCAAATtttatctggttcccaaagcatcaagtgccaaaaatgaactgtcttatcttccattttaaagggttacagaattaacacaggttataggaacacaaaccttcttccacgaaaagatagcttaaactgtgctccaaatggaggtgtagtcaaatcccattttatggactcaaccgtgttctaaaataagtcgaaaggtaagctactataaatcggcatgaactttccggacaacccaatactttcagAATCTAACTGGATATTTTGTCTTAATTGTTAGCCCTATCAGGAAGACTCACAACATAGTTTGAACAGAGAACAATTGCAGAAACTAAAGACTACCAGCTATGGTTGGCATGTTGCTGAATCAGACACAAGTATCTTATCTTCACACACTAACAGTAAGTAATAATGTTTGTCCAAAATTGTGTAATGCtgagactttaaaaaaaacaaaattgctcCCTTCTGTTTGACTAACCTTATTGTGACCACCCTGCCTGCTTCTTACAAttccacaaaataaaaatacatcatGGAAAGATTGCTGCTGTCAGGTTGATCACCATTAAAAGATTTGTACataaatcatcattgttttaattaatctaaatcttttgtttcagtcattagacttgaAGAATTGTTAGTTGTATGTACTCCAGGATTGAATTTTTCtaaaagcctcgtacttattctattcatctCTTTGGCTGAACTACTAAGATACAGACACATCAGCACAAGTTGTATGAGGAAcaatcacagacatatatacacacacgagggcttcttttagtctccatctaccaaatccacacacaagggcTTGGTCAgcatgaagctatagtagaaaacacttccccATAGTTGCAGTTGTGGATTTTCTATTGCCAGATGCCCTTCCCGTTACCAAGCAAGATAGGATTTCCCCCACGGCCATATTTTTGCAGATGACTAGAAATGAAGGACACACACAAGAGGGGAGGttgctttcagtttctctctatccaattcactcacaaggctctggcagatGAGttatgcagttggactgaacctgaggCATGAACATTACCATATGTTCCACCCACATTATCTTGTACCTTTGAGATTTCTATGAAgtatatttttacaataacaTTTTAAGGCAGGTGTGAAAAGCCCAATCTGGTCTGTTTGAATACTAAAGGAAGTCActtccaaccatgtggttgcatGTTCAGCCCTGCTTCAATACACTGAAGCAGAGGAGATTCCTGTTCCATATCTTTGTGTTTGCTGATTGTAAACAATGGCCTCACTGTTCATGTGGTGGAAGGTGTTTGCTCAGTCCACTGGTAAAAAGCATGCCTGGTCCTAATATGTTGCACAATCTTTGTAGACACAGAGTTCATTTGCTCAGTGCTCCTTGTAGTTCTCCACACAACCATGTCCAGGCCAAGATTTTGCTGTGGAACCCTGAAATGTGTACATCCAGTCAATGCAGTCTTTTATACATCGACTATAAGGATATAAACAGTAGAagcacattttcatatttttacccTTTTTGTTTTGAACCGTAAAACACATTTAAAAGAAGTTCTGTCTTTATTCCAGGATTCTAATTACTCATACCGGCCCATTTAAGGAAACCAAGCGAGCACCATGTATTTTTGAAAATGCACGAACTACAAGCACAATCACTCCACTCTGCACATGTACAACATGATttggaaataaaaattacaaatatttcttcAGCTTTTAAATTACTATCTAATGCAATGCCTATATATTCACTGTTTAGAATTAATCATACATAAGTTGGCCAGATaaagctggtttaaatgctgatgGGTTAAACTATTTACGTAATCAAATAGTCACAGGTGCAATGATGCTTCTAACATGtgacaaaaaatgagaaagataACATCAACTGACAAGAGTATAATGAATCATTGTGACCAACGAAGACAACAAAAACTCATGTGCTTAATTACACAATTTATTGATGCAATTTACAGATTATGATACATTCTGTTGCTCTGTAGGAACATTGCGGATGATATCAGAATCACCtgaaaagagaaatggaaaagaaaaatattaaattttagcaAATTAGATTTACAATAGCATAAAGCAAACAAGCATCAGTTTATACGAATTTACAAAGCCATCCACAATCACTAGAATAAGACAGGAGTTTATTTACCTGGGTCAGTGATACTCAGTGTACACACTCGGAAATACTTTCCACAAGCTGTTCCAAGATCAATATTGCTGCCGTTGTAATGGTGAACACCAGTCTTAGCCAACATGGCGTAGTACTCAATCTCACTTTTCCTGGAAGAGAAAACACCTTCAGCATCAGATTTACAACTCCACACAATTTTCAAAAACACCTTTATCTAAATAATCAAACTTACAATAACTCACAAAAGCCCACTTTTATGCAGCCAATTTAATAAAAGTAACACTAGTTCAAAGGATTGCAATGCCACTATAAAACCACCGGTCAAAGAATTAAAAATACCATCACCAGACTTTCTACAAAAGACTGCAAATGAACATGTGATGTCAAGGAGACATCAACACACAAACCTGTAATGGGCCAGACTCAAAGAGCacatggtcaggaagcaagccTAGCTACACTTACACATTGGTACTTCAATATCAACACAATTTAATAACCTGGTGATGGTTTAACAATGAAACAATCAAGTTCCATCTCTAAAAATACTTCTACAAACGTTTTGTAATACTTTTCAGCTGGATCAGAATCAGTCTCTCTCATTTGCCACTAATTTACAATGGGAGAAAACCTATTAACCTTTTAATGTGTAGCAAATGTTGCTGGTCATTGTAGAGGACAGGAGCAATTCATGCCAGCTTCTGTACAACACCCCATCGTAGATTCAATAAAACCAAACCAGTGTACTTGATGCAACTAgcgattttctctttaaaaagaaattaaacataaggtgaaaagaaaaaaaatggcttCATCGTTGCTCTTGCCAGGCTCCGAAgccagacacaaaaaaaaaacaaaaaaaaaaacacacaaaatttcAATACTTAGACTACCAAAGAAACATAAAATACCAGTACATTTTTTTGGTACTATCtaaaaagagtggtcccggtgtgcgCACTCATGACTAGTCGATCGTACAACGACTACCTATCCTATAAATGTTCATACAAATTCAGTTGAAAGTTATTAGACAAATGTTTGGTACCCCCACCATAACCTAGATGGgttattataaaacaaaataatgtttttaaaataaagtaaatatttttttaaaaacaaagtaaataattttccttCTAAATCacgtaaatattttgaaaacaaaataaataaaaataacacactaCCCGTTTTAACCCTAACTTTCAACAGAATTTGTATAAACATTtgtttttacacctattacacacattttttttttgattttctgttatttgttacgccctatattaaccggtAGTTGCAGGATCGACTAATCACGACTAGGTAGCACGGGTGCATGAGTAtgtgcaccgggaccactcttcttaaatagtacctttTTTTTTCCGACATCACCCACAaagttattaatatatacacgtattaacAATTACAGAAAATTAAATTTGGAAATCAAACACACAACCTCACATCTGCAAATTCACAGCTTTACTGAAGAGGATGGCACTCTTTAGTTATTACTCTGCATTGCATGACATCCCATCAGGCCTCCCTGTAGGGTTAGTAAACATTAATGATGCCACTGGTACTCCGAGGGGGTTAAACCGAAGCAAGGAAGAAATTGTGTAAGGCTACATCTGAGCCTATATCCATTTGtttcaaaacatatactataatCACTTCCAGTGTAGGCACAAAGTCAGTAATTATGTGGAGAGATGTATATGACACAGTTTAACAATAtctgagggatgaaaggcaattccCCTGTCTTAATGATTGCCATCCCAGTGCACTGCAAAGTAACACCACGAGAAAACAGGAAGCACACACGCAGAGAATCTTTGTGAATAGCTCAGTAAGTTTGCAGACTCATTCAATCCCATTTAAATCTCTTAAAAACAAACTGCATTTCTACAGAAACAAAACATTTCACATACCTTAAAGGAGGAGTGTTATTGGCAATAATGACCAATTTAGCCTTGCCCTGTCTGATAGTTTTCAGGGCTTGTTTGTAACCGAGCACATATTTACCACTCTTCATCACCAACGCCAACCTTGAGTTGATGTTCTCAATGGCCTTTTtctgaagtaaaagaaaataccatGAAAAAGTTGAACAAAATCCACCATAAAAATTCTATcatcaaatatttgaaatataacaaaatccaCAGAACAATTCATTTTTTACCAACCCACAAATGTTGTTTGCTGACCTTATCAATTGTTACTTATAATCTTGGCTCCTCAACTGGCTGGACTCGAGCGTCTCCCCACACATCAATAGGGGATCAAACGCAACGGTCCTGGAGGGACAGTGGTACTTATGTACCAGACACTAAGCCATGTCTTTCTTGGCTAGGAAGGCGCTAGTAAGTCGTACATGAGTGATGAAAGCAAACGAAACCAACTGGCACCGAAGGGCAGACCATCATAGTATATACATTGTAACATTGTTATTATTCCAGACCATTTCTGGGATCGGTATCAGGTTAGTTCAACAGCAAGGCTCCTTCCTTTTAAtctagattacgattatatcgcaATCAAACcgatcaaaatggaaattgtagttgtggccgatgccagtgccgcctaactggctctcgtgctggtgggTCGTTGCCAGCCCACCCGCCCCGACTGGCTCTtgtacggtggcacgtaaaaagcgatctcggagcggttggcgttaggaagggcatctaactgtagaaacattgccagatcagattggggcctggcgATCCCTCCCTGGCTtgtcagtccccagtcaaaccgcccaacccatgccagcgtggaatacggacgttaaacgatgatgatatcggAATTTGATGAGCGTCTGTAGGGGCGGCG encodes the following:
- the LOC115215779 gene encoding 60S ribosomal protein L30; its protein translation is MVPPKKSKKAIENINSRLALVMKSGKYVLGYKQALKTIRQGKAKLVIIANNTPPLRKSEIEYYAMLAKTGVHHYNGSNIDLGTACGKYFRVCTLSITDPGDSDIIRNVPTEQQNVS